Within the Polymorphobacter megasporae genome, the region GATCGTTACGGGTATGCGGTTTGCCAATCCGGTACATACGCTTGCTATCTCTTCGCGCATGCGCGACAACTCGCCACACTAAGACAAGACGGGCGGCATTTGATCGTCCGCGTCCTCGGGGGGAATATCAATGGACTTCGTACTTGTTGCGATCCTGTGCGGGCTTGCTGCGGTTGCCTATGGCGTCGTCACCTCGCGGCAGGTGCTCGGCGCGTCGCCCGGAAACGCGCGGATGCAGGAGATTGCGCTCGCGATCCAGGAGGGCGCGGGGGCGTATCTGAAGCGCCAATACCAGGCGATCGCGATCGTCGGGGTGATCGTCGCGGTTCTCGTCGCGGTGTTCCTCGGGCTGGTCCCCGCCGTCGCCTTCGTCGTCGGCGCGCTGTTGTCCGGGGCGACCGGGTTTATCGGCATGAACATCTCGGTCCGCGCCAACGTCCGCACCGCGGAGGCCGCGCGCAACTCGCTCCAGGCCGGGTTGACGATGGCGTTCCGCTCGGGCGCGGTGACAGGGATGCTCGTCGCGGGCTTGGCGCTGCTCGCGATCGCCGGATATTTCTATTCGCTCGTCAACTTCGGCCACATGGACCCGACCAGCCGCCCGGTGATCAACGCGCTCGTCGCGTTGAGCTTCGGCGCGTCGCTGATCTCGATCTTCGCGCGGCTCGGCGGCGGCATCTTCACCAAGGCCGCCGATGTCGGCGCCGACATGGTCGGCAAGAACGAACTCGGCTTCGACGAGGACGACGACCGCAATCCCGGAGTCATCGCCGACAACGTCGGCGACAATGTCGGCGACTGCGCCGGCATGGCCGCCGACCTGTTCGAAACCTATGTCGTCACGCTCGGGGCAACGATGGTGCTGGTGGCCTTACTCGTCGCCGGGACCGACGCCGCGAAGCTGATGACGCTGCCGCTGCTCGCCGGGGGCGTGTGCATCATCACGTCGGTGATCGGGACCTTCTTCGTCAAGCTCGGCAAGTCAGGCTCGATCATGGGCGCGCTGTACAAGGGCTTCATCGTCACCGCTCTGCTGTCGATCCCGGCATTGTGGTTCGCGACCAAGGCGATCTTCCCTGACATGAACGCGGTCATCTCGGTCAAGCCGGCGCAGGCAGCCGCCGCCGCTGCCGTTGCCGCGCCAACCGACTTCACCGCGATGCATTTGTTCTTCTGCATGCTCGTTGGGCTCGCGGTGACCGGACTGATCGTCT harbors:
- a CDS encoding sodium-translocating pyrophosphatase; translation: MDFVLVAILCGLAAVAYGVVTSRQVLGASPGNARMQEIALAIQEGAGAYLKRQYQAIAIVGVIVAVLVAVFLGLVPAVAFVVGALLSGATGFIGMNISVRANVRTAEAARNSLQAGLTMAFRSGAVTGMLVAGLALLAIAGYFYSLVNFGHMDPTSRPVINALVALSFGASLISIFARLGGGIFTKAADVGADMVGKNELGFDEDDDRNPGVIADNVGDNVGDCAGMAADLFETYVVTLGATMVLVALLVAGTDAAKLMTLPLLAGGVCIITSVIGTFFVKLGKSGSIMGALYKGFIVTALLSIPALWFATKAIFPDMNAVISVKPAQAAAAAAVAAPTDFTAMHLFFCMLVGLAVTGLIVWITEYYTGTGYRPVQSIAKASDSGHGTNVIQGLAVSMESTALPTLVIVVGIIASFQLAGLIGIAFAATAMLALAGMVVALDAYGPVTDNAGGIAEMAGLEHEVRQRTDALDAVGNTTKAVTKGYAIGSAGLAALVLFATYTEDLRQFFATTTVDFTLSNPYVVVGLLLGALLPYLFGGMAMTAVGRTASAVAQDIRAQFREHPGIADRSVRPDYARTVGLVTAGAIREMIVPSLLPVLAPVVVYFAVTAVSTQGNGFAALGALLMGVIVSGLFVAISMTSGGGAWDNAKKVIEQGAYGGKGSPAHQAAVTGDTVGDPYKDTAGPAVNPMIKITNIVALLLLAALAGHG